A window of the Deltaproteobacteria bacterium genome harbors these coding sequences:
- a CDS encoding DUF3047 domain-containing protein, producing the protein MLFWLLFFAFSMAHADVSQVPSFQIVEDFSKGALGEFPKSFRTKPFQRGKAEKVYRIEQEGENLYLSADDSEEISTQIFKKFLWDLKKYPAFRWRWRARILPDGARESEPDRNDSACGIYVIFGAYTGDGLKYVWSSTLPVGTVYEKKGGKFYVIVKGNGLSKGGWREIHVNVLEDYRRLFKKEPKDNPIGLGILTDGNATHSPAACDYDDFIISKE; encoded by the coding sequence ATGCTTTTTTGGTTGTTGTTTTTTGCCTTTTCGATGGCTCATGCCGATGTTTCCCAAGTTCCTTCTTTTCAGATCGTCGAGGATTTTTCAAAAGGGGCTCTAGGAGAGTTCCCAAAAAGTTTCAGGACAAAGCCTTTTCAGAGGGGGAAGGCCGAAAAGGTTTATCGAATTGAACAGGAGGGGGAGAACCTCTACCTCTCCGCCGACGATTCGGAAGAGATCTCAACGCAGATTTTCAAAAAATTTCTGTGGGATCTTAAAAAATATCCCGCTTTTCGCTGGCGATGGCGGGCCCGTATTCTTCCTGATGGGGCTCGGGAGTCCGAGCCAGATCGCAACGACAGCGCCTGTGGTATTTATGTGATCTTTGGGGCGTATACCGGTGATGGATTAAAATATGTCTGGAGCAGCACGCTCCCTGTCGGGACTGTTTATGAAAAAAAAGGGGGAAAGTTCTACGTCATTGTGAAGGGGAACGGTCTCTCCAAAGGGGGATGGAGAGAGATTCATGTCAACGTGTTAGAGGATTATCGAAGGCTTTTCAAAAAAGAGCCGAAGGATAATCCGATCGGACTTGGGATCCTGACCGATGGAAATGCAACCCACTCACCGGCGGCGTGTGATTACGACGATTTTATTATTTCAAAAGAGTAA
- a CDS encoding energy transducer TonB — MGRGFSLGHPSPVSGSGGTVFVEILTEGPPQILSQLPSGSGTGSSTARGSGSGDGSGSDPVLSEIRSRIERAKHYPHLAQKTDLEGVVSIRFRIDEQGRPISTEILKSSGSSLLDQAAVISIQRGSPFPRYERPISLSIRYQRGS, encoded by the coding sequence GTGGGAAGGGGTTTCTCTTTGGGTCATCCTTCTCCAGTGTCAGGCAGTGGGGGGACTGTTTTTGTTGAAATCCTGACTGAGGGCCCTCCACAGATCTTATCGCAATTACCGTCAGGATCTGGGACCGGATCGTCTACCGCGAGAGGAAGTGGCTCTGGTGATGGGAGCGGTTCCGACCCTGTTTTATCTGAAATTCGTTCTCGAATCGAGCGTGCCAAACATTACCCGCATCTTGCCCAAAAAACAGATTTGGAAGGGGTTGTTTCAATTCGATTCCGGATTGATGAGCAGGGGAGGCCGATCTCGACTGAAATATTAAAATCCTCAGGCTCTTCACTGCTGGATCAGGCGGCAGTTATTTCGATTCAGAGAGGATCGCCTTTCCCGAGATATGAGAGGCCGATCTCTCTCTCGATTCGCTATCAAAGAGGGTCTTGA
- a CDS encoding ATP-binding protein: MYTRSLRAPNRSFFLFGPRGTGKTTWLLQHFKEAKFIDLLPPQQALAYEKNPSLLRAQVKALPKMQWIVIDEIQKVPILLDEIHFLMEREGYKKFILTGSSARKIKRGQANLLAGRAVLLKMLPLTSTEINFSLEPQTALSYGMLPLSVLSKSVSEKESFLKAYVDTYLREEIKYEGIVRNLGSFSRFLEIASLCAGQQINMSNLARDAEISRDTVRSYFSVFEDTLLGSWLPAYRPRAKVKEVAAPKFYWFDSGVLNATAGAFEQPMPADWNGILMEHWIHHELVGHMTYGHKKGSLGFWKTPNGNEIDFLWWYGNEFIAIEVKSSKKFKKEFLKGIHSFQEKKQLKSSWVVYLGEEELRIDQTHVVPAPQFLKLLSEGKIIP, from the coding sequence ATGTATACAAGATCCCTCAGAGCGCCGAATCGCTCCTTTTTTCTTTTCGGCCCCCGCGGGACCGGTAAAACAACCTGGTTGTTGCAGCATTTCAAAGAAGCCAAGTTTATTGACCTGCTTCCCCCGCAACAAGCCCTCGCTTATGAGAAAAACCCCTCTCTCTTGCGCGCCCAGGTCAAAGCTCTCCCCAAGATGCAGTGGATCGTCATCGACGAGATTCAAAAAGTCCCCATCCTGCTTGATGAAATTCATTTTCTTATGGAACGAGAGGGATATAAAAAATTTATCCTCACCGGTTCGTCGGCCAGAAAAATAAAACGGGGGCAGGCGAATCTCTTGGCAGGGCGCGCCGTTCTCCTGAAAATGCTTCCCCTCACTAGCACTGAAATCAATTTTTCTCTGGAACCGCAAACGGCTCTTTCTTATGGGATGCTTCCTCTAAGTGTCCTCTCCAAATCGGTTTCGGAGAAAGAGAGTTTTTTAAAAGCGTATGTCGATACCTATCTTCGGGAGGAAATCAAATACGAGGGCATTGTCAGAAACTTGGGCAGTTTCTCGCGCTTTCTGGAAATCGCTTCGCTCTGCGCCGGGCAACAGATCAATATGTCGAATTTGGCGAGGGATGCGGAAATCAGCCGGGACACGGTGCGGAGTTACTTCAGTGTTTTTGAAGACACACTCTTGGGGAGCTGGCTTCCGGCTTATCGTCCCAGAGCAAAAGTCAAGGAGGTCGCGGCACCGAAATTCTACTGGTTTGACAGCGGGGTCTTGAATGCAACGGCTGGCGCCTTTGAACAACCGATGCCGGCCGATTGGAACGGCATCCTTATGGAACACTGGATTCACCATGAGTTGGTCGGTCACATGACCTATGGGCATAAAAAGGGATCACTCGGGTTTTGGAAGACTCCGAATGGAAATGAAATTGATTTTTTGTGGTGGTACGGAAATGAATTTATTGCCATTGAAGTAAAGTCTTCCAAAAAATTCAAAAAGGAGTTTCTCAAAGGAATTCATTCTTTTCAGGAAAAGAAACAGCTCAAAAGTTCATGGGTTGTCTATTTGGGGGAGGAGGAACTCAGAATCGATCAAACACATGTTGTTCCAGCCCCGCAATTTTTGAAACTTCTCTCCGAGGGGAAAATCATTCCCTGA
- a CDS encoding Ig-like domain-containing protein: MRKLVFLIGITLVVAACGRTQTSAEEEVPAPHESETTTPPTDSATASAVSSLEMKVIESSSPGVAPIQFVVDITFVDQNRKEGVNYRVLDPQSRRLHQVLWESSAKEVAIVNEKGLLTPTSAGETLVKASIGEKSAIAYLLIQNKEEVAPGVAAEEKDFDIDIELNVDPVEYEEDPPADSEETLCDPLTINQDPFADRVVSYNKGEGGGYNKDLLPDIVLGPPQAHPEAPLNGSFDVVSLGKEGVIVLEFTDYLPCDGEGDDFIVFENPWQYNPDAKYGTYSEPGMVSVSEDGVNFVDFPCDLTVRSYRGCAGVRAVLANPDLNDIDPTDPEKAGGDPFDLKDVGLSYARFVRIRDGDKTFGPAANGMRGFDLDAIAVVNGKTSQ, encoded by the coding sequence ATGAGAAAGCTGGTTTTTTTAATCGGTATCACTTTAGTGGTCGCTGCCTGTGGCAGGACCCAGACATCGGCAGAAGAAGAGGTTCCGGCGCCTCATGAATCTGAAACGACAACCCCCCCCACCGATTCTGCGACCGCTTCTGCTGTCTCCTCTCTCGAAATGAAGGTGATTGAGTCCTCGTCTCCTGGGGTGGCGCCGATCCAGTTCGTCGTCGACATTACCTTTGTGGATCAGAATCGGAAAGAGGGGGTGAATTACCGTGTTTTGGATCCGCAGTCGAGGAGGTTGCATCAGGTCTTGTGGGAATCGTCAGCAAAAGAAGTTGCTATCGTGAATGAAAAGGGGTTGCTCACCCCGACGTCCGCTGGGGAGACACTCGTGAAGGCCTCCATCGGGGAGAAGAGTGCGATCGCCTATCTTTTGATTCAGAACAAAGAAGAAGTTGCCCCAGGAGTTGCTGCAGAAGAGAAGGATTTTGATATTGATATCGAACTCAATGTCGATCCGGTTGAGTATGAGGAGGACCCGCCCGCTGATTCGGAAGAGACTCTTTGTGATCCATTGACTATCAATCAGGATCCCTTTGCCGATCGTGTTGTTTCCTATAATAAAGGAGAGGGGGGAGGGTATAACAAGGACCTCCTGCCTGATATTGTTCTGGGACCTCCTCAGGCCCATCCCGAGGCCCCACTCAATGGGTCTTTCGATGTTGTTTCGTTGGGGAAGGAGGGGGTGATTGTCCTGGAATTTACCGACTACCTCCCCTGTGATGGCGAGGGGGATGATTTTATCGTCTTTGAAAATCCATGGCAGTATAACCCCGATGCCAAGTATGGGACGTACTCAGAGCCGGGTATGGTTTCAGTTTCTGAAGATGGGGTTAATTTTGTCGACTTTCCGTGTGATCTGACAGTGCGAAGTTATCGCGGTTGCGCAGGGGTTCGAGCAGTTTTGGCGAATCCGGATCTCAATGATATCGACCCGACCGATCCAGAGAAGGCAGGCGGGGATCCTTTTGACTTGAAGGATGTCGGTCTCTCATATGCCCGGTTTGTCCGGATCCGGGATGGGGACAAGACATTTGGACCGGCGGCAAACGGAATGAGGGGGTTTGATCTCGATGCGATTGCGGTGGTGAATGGGAAAACTTCTCAATAA
- a CDS encoding TonB-dependent receptor — protein sequence MPFLIDRKASLLLLCLCVARTSFAGEASLGEILVTPSTPIRPGGGRDSSLSATVIERKDFEQKKSSLAEVLSETAGVQIRRYGGLDDFATVSLRGSTSEQVAVYLDGVLLNSAEGGGVNLAAIPTDQIERIEVYRGAAPSFLGTSPMGGVVLIQTKKASQDRTTRFSGSYGSFNTLETSLHQSEQFHQSHYAVDYHFSRSDGDFDFQSDNGTPLNPNDDQTLVRTNNEFQRHQMIFKTGTESKKESRFEFQEIFFREDRGVPGLGSLISENADLSTTRSATKIDWSRKNLNLSPFFTFQKQQFTDLEGEIGLGSQDNDNDTFSYGADSAAFFLLGTTQRFTFSANYRGEQFLPDDFISPPDNSKSIRNQIAVGLEDEIVLFEDKIILNPSLRSEHVVSDFSTAESSVHPVSGKLGARWIPDQRFSLRSSFARAYRVASFSELFGDRGSLIGNPTLSPEQGWNWDAGFLAKTDFFSLESTYYLNHLKDLIQVLQTSQFTAQAQNLRSARVQGVETTLAIPLTSFLEISNNYTFQWPKDTSGLPGSDGKFLPGRPRHEANSKLSLFNRFGKIYSSLEYIDDNFLDTQNLVRVDNRVLWGVGISWTPTKRITTGFDAKNLLNDRISDVVGFSLPGRSFYGRVDVSI from the coding sequence ATGCCGTTCCTTATAGATAGGAAGGCTTCCCTTCTCCTGCTTTGTCTCTGTGTTGCCCGCACCTCTTTTGCAGGTGAGGCCTCATTAGGGGAGATCCTTGTGACCCCCTCCACACCGATCCGGCCAGGGGGAGGGCGAGACTCTTCCTTGTCCGCGACAGTCATTGAGAGAAAAGATTTCGAACAGAAGAAAAGCTCTCTCGCGGAGGTCTTGTCGGAGACTGCCGGCGTTCAGATCCGGCGGTATGGGGGACTCGATGACTTTGCGACAGTTTCACTTCGAGGATCGACCTCCGAGCAGGTCGCTGTGTATCTCGACGGGGTCCTCTTGAACTCTGCCGAGGGAGGTGGGGTGAACCTCGCGGCGATCCCGACCGATCAGATCGAGAGGATCGAGGTCTATCGCGGGGCGGCCCCCTCTTTTCTCGGCACGAGTCCGATGGGTGGGGTTGTCCTGATCCAGACAAAAAAGGCCTCACAGGACAGAACGACACGTTTCTCGGGATCCTACGGCTCTTTTAACACGCTGGAAACGTCGCTTCATCAATCAGAACAGTTTCATCAATCCCATTATGCCGTTGATTATCATTTTTCGAGGAGTGATGGAGATTTTGATTTTCAGAGTGATAATGGGACGCCACTGAATCCGAATGATGATCAGACGCTTGTTCGGACCAACAACGAATTTCAGCGTCATCAGATGATTTTCAAGACAGGGACCGAGTCGAAAAAGGAATCCAGATTCGAATTCCAAGAGATCTTTTTCCGTGAAGATCGCGGTGTCCCGGGTTTGGGGTCTCTTATTTCGGAAAATGCTGACCTCTCGACCACCCGCTCGGCAACCAAGATCGACTGGTCTCGAAAAAATTTGAACCTGTCTCCCTTTTTCACCTTTCAGAAGCAGCAATTTACCGATCTCGAGGGGGAGATTGGGCTTGGGTCTCAGGACAATGACAACGACACCTTTTCCTATGGTGCCGATTCCGCCGCCTTTTTTCTTTTAGGGACCACTCAACGTTTTACATTTTCGGCCAACTATCGGGGGGAGCAGTTCCTGCCGGACGATTTTATCTCTCCTCCTGACAATTCGAAATCGATCCGTAACCAGATCGCTGTTGGTCTGGAAGACGAGATTGTTTTATTCGAGGACAAGATTATTTTAAACCCCTCTCTCCGATCGGAACATGTCGTGAGCGACTTTTCGACCGCCGAGTCTTCCGTCCATCCGGTCAGTGGGAAATTGGGGGCCCGTTGGATTCCGGATCAACGCTTCAGTTTGCGCAGCAGTTTCGCCAGGGCCTATCGGGTCGCCAGTTTTTCGGAGCTTTTTGGGGATCGAGGATCGTTAATCGGGAATCCGACGCTCTCACCTGAGCAGGGGTGGAATTGGGATGCCGGATTTTTGGCGAAGACCGATTTCTTTTCCCTGGAATCGACCTATTACCTGAATCACCTGAAGGATCTGATCCAGGTTCTTCAGACCTCACAATTTACGGCACAGGCCCAGAATTTGAGATCGGCCCGGGTTCAAGGGGTGGAAACGACGCTCGCGATTCCTCTGACCTCTTTTTTGGAAATTTCCAATAACTATACCTTTCAATGGCCCAAGGATACGAGCGGTCTTCCAGGGAGTGACGGGAAATTTCTTCCGGGGAGGCCCCGGCATGAAGCGAATTCAAAACTCTCCCTCTTCAATCGTTTTGGGAAAATATACAGCAGCCTTGAGTATATCGACGACAACTTCCTCGATACGCAGAATCTTGTGAGGGTCGATAATCGGGTCCTCTGGGGGGTTGGAATCTCCTGGACACCGACGAAGAGGATCACGACCGGTTTCGATGCGAAGAATCTCTTGAATGATCGGATCTCGGATGTGGTTGGGTTTTCGCTGCCGGGCAGGAGTTTCTACGGGAGGGTCGATGTTTCGATTTAG
- a CDS encoding ferredoxin family protein has translation MPYVINQECLGEQYADCVDVCPVNCIYPGDYKGEPFMVIDPDICIDCGACLPECPVEAIVASVDEAPEWAKMNAEYTPMYKNNPPVTPRPSQDAPRKKHPNPDLKP, from the coding sequence ATGCCCTATGTAATCAATCAAGAATGCTTGGGGGAACAATACGCCGATTGTGTCGATGTCTGCCCTGTGAATTGTATCTATCCCGGTGACTATAAAGGCGAACCGTTTATGGTCATTGACCCCGATATCTGTATTGATTGCGGCGCCTGTCTCCCTGAGTGTCCTGTTGAGGCGATCGTTGCCTCTGTCGATGAGGCACCGGAGTGGGCAAAGATGAATGCCGAGTACACACCGATGTATAAAAACAACCCCCCGGTCACCCCTCGGCCATCACAGGATGCGCCACGAAAGAAACATCCGAATCCCGACCTCAAGCCATAG
- a CDS encoding zinc-binding dehydrogenase, with amino-acid sequence MRAIRIHEHGDLSVLRIDEIPQPTPKENEVLVKIKAVAMNHMDLWVRQGMPGVKLPLPIILGCEASGIVESSGSSAKKFKKGDEVVIIPNRSCGECPACREGNDHFCPQFGLYGETEDGLEVEYKSVPEKNLLLKPKALSFEEAAAIPVTFLTAWHMLIDKCQLQKEETVLVVAASSGVGSAAVQIAKHFGAQVIATAGSEDKIQHARELGADHVINHTTQDFSKEVKKLTNGKGVDIVFEHVGAVTWEKSMRSLGFRGRLVTCGATTGPEVKINLVHLFIKHQRILGSTMGPSRALSDIYQLAADKKIHPVIDHTYSFDQVKEAHRRLEGRGQFGKIVLIP; translated from the coding sequence ATGCGCGCCATCCGAATCCACGAACATGGCGATCTCAGTGTCCTCCGAATCGACGAGATCCCTCAACCAACACCGAAAGAAAACGAGGTTCTTGTCAAAATCAAGGCGGTCGCGATGAACCACATGGACCTCTGGGTCCGACAAGGGATGCCCGGCGTGAAACTGCCGTTGCCAATTATTTTGGGATGCGAAGCGAGCGGGATCGTTGAGTCATCTGGATCCTCCGCAAAGAAATTCAAAAAGGGAGACGAAGTCGTCATTATCCCGAATCGAAGTTGTGGTGAGTGTCCTGCATGTCGCGAAGGGAATGATCATTTCTGCCCGCAATTTGGTCTCTACGGCGAGACAGAGGATGGGCTCGAGGTAGAATATAAGTCGGTGCCTGAAAAAAATCTGCTCTTGAAACCAAAAGCGCTTTCGTTCGAAGAGGCGGCAGCGATCCCGGTCACCTTCCTGACCGCCTGGCATATGCTTATTGATAAATGCCAGCTTCAAAAAGAGGAAACTGTCCTGGTCGTTGCAGCATCGAGTGGTGTCGGGTCCGCAGCGGTCCAGATCGCGAAACATTTTGGCGCCCAAGTGATCGCCACCGCCGGTTCGGAGGATAAAATCCAACATGCGAGGGAGCTTGGTGCCGATCATGTCATCAATCACACCACTCAAGATTTTTCAAAAGAGGTCAAAAAACTGACCAACGGCAAAGGGGTCGACATCGTCTTCGAGCATGTCGGGGCCGTGACCTGGGAAAAATCGATGCGATCTCTTGGGTTCAGGGGAAGGCTCGTCACCTGCGGGGCAACGACAGGTCCCGAGGTAAAGATCAATCTCGTTCATCTCTTTATCAAACATCAGCGAATTCTCGGATCGACAATGGGGCCTTCTCGAGCCTTGTCAGATATCTATCAGCTCGCCGCCGATAAAAAAATCCATCCGGTGATCGACCATACTTATTCTTTTGATCAGGTCAAAGAGGCCCATCGGCGACTCGAAGGGCGTGGGCAGTTTGGAAAAATTGTCCTTATCCCTTAA
- a CDS encoding zinc ribbon domain-containing protein: protein MPLYSYKCRSCQKEHEVIQKFSDPPLKKCPVCGGKLEKLIQASTFQLKGGGWYKDGYSSVKSGSASQTTVKKEPEKKTDKKKD from the coding sequence ATGCCGCTCTACAGTTACAAATGCCGCTCCTGTCAGAAAGAACACGAGGTGATCCAGAAGTTTTCGGATCCTCCCCTGAAGAAATGTCCTGTCTGCGGGGGGAAGTTGGAGAAATTGATTCAGGCCTCTACCTTCCAACTGAAAGGAGGCGGGTGGTACAAGGATGGGTATTCCTCGGTAAAGTCAGGTTCGGCAAGTCAGACGACTGTCAAGAAGGAACCAGAGAAAAAAACGGACAAGAAGAAAGATTAA